In one Burkholderiales bacterium GJ-E10 genomic region, the following are encoded:
- a CDS encoding two-component system sensor ATPase — MSESRSRDRSPVPDGCNAGIALRVALGVNAALAAVAAAAAAALHAPTEASVLFFQIAAVAEPVTFASLLAWCVMRRRAAPGSEWAQRLAAWAVPGIAAAGVQEALRAGMPGGSSGTSIAVAAAFGLLGGIAVQHYLELRARAYSPAIDEAKFQALQSRIRPHFFFNSLNAVLAVLREDPPRAERMLESVAELFRAVMGDVRRMVPFEDEIDLCRRYVEIEQTRLGDRLAVRWDVGAVHPNARVPQLLLQPVVENAVRYGAERHAGGEGGPCEIDIRVRQIGFRLEVFVANPIAAEPVQREGNQIGLRNIRGRLALIYDLEAQLETRVRGGRFELTMTLPVARSEVRKECRDDSNPDRR, encoded by the coding sequence GTGTCCGAGTCCCGTTCCCGCGATCGCTCCCCGGTACCCGACGGCTGCAATGCCGGAATCGCGCTGCGCGTGGCGCTGGGGGTCAACGCGGCGCTGGCCGCGGTGGCGGCCGCCGCCGCCGCGGCGTTGCACGCGCCGACCGAAGCCTCGGTGCTGTTTTTCCAGATTGCCGCGGTGGCCGAACCGGTCACCTTTGCCAGCCTGCTGGCGTGGTGCGTGATGCGGCGCCGGGCCGCGCCGGGGTCGGAATGGGCGCAACGCCTGGCGGCGTGGGCGGTTCCCGGCATCGCGGCGGCGGGGGTGCAGGAGGCGCTGCGCGCCGGCATGCCCGGCGGGTCCAGCGGCACTTCCATCGCCGTGGCCGCGGCGTTCGGCCTGCTCGGCGGGATTGCGGTGCAGCACTACCTGGAACTGCGGGCACGGGCCTACTCGCCGGCGATCGACGAAGCGAAGTTCCAGGCGCTGCAGTCGCGCATCCGCCCGCATTTCTTCTTCAACAGCCTCAACGCCGTGCTGGCCGTGCTGCGTGAGGATCCGCCGCGCGCGGAACGCATGCTGGAGAGCGTGGCCGAGCTGTTTCGCGCCGTGATGGGCGACGTGCGCCGCATGGTGCCGTTCGAGGATGAAATCGACCTGTGCCGGCGGTACGTGGAGATCGAGCAGACGCGCCTCGGCGATCGGCTGGCGGTGCGCTGGGACGTCGGTGCGGTCCATCCGAACGCGCGGGTGCCGCAGTTGCTCCTGCAGCCGGTCGTCGAGAACGCCGTGCGCTACGGTGCCGAACGCCATGCGGGCGGCGAGGGCGGGCCCTGCGAAATCGACATCCGCGTGCGGCAGATCGGCTTCCGGCTGGAGGTGTTCGTCGCCAATCCGATCGCAGCCGAACCGGTGCAGCGGGAAGGCAACCAGATCGGCCTGCGCAACATCCGCGGCCGCTTGGCGCTGATCTACGACCTGGAGGCACAACTGGAGACGCGGGTACGCGGAGGGCGCTTCGAGCTCACCATGACGCTTCCGGTGGCGCGTTCGGAAGTGCGGAAGGAATGCCGCGATGATTCGAATCCTGATCGTCGATGA